Proteins from a single region of Synchiropus splendidus isolate RoL2022-P1 chromosome 3, RoL_Sspl_1.0, whole genome shotgun sequence:
- the LOC128756282 gene encoding zinc finger protein 271-like, translating into MKRNIYILNGTTSERRLQQKSTGKRLFLIVNSSNMAQYMYIVSNTETKLQTEVLPEDVRQVIVGEEDEEEEQLQDWSSSLDQEEPEPSQVPDDQEELWNSQVGELSFAYTMSDSDVDTDNSDDWESLTEPQTVSVGKKTYPCTECGKTYSSVSSLNWHKKSHVGDKPHTCSVCSKTFTEYRAMRRHMITHSGTKPYTCSYCDKTFSRREHMKSHMASHTGQKPYGCSICGKGFTQRHTMVEHMRIHTGEKPVGCNHCGQRFTWRSQLQRHKCPGRENL; encoded by the exons ATGAAGCGGAATATTTACATCCTGAACGGAACAACAAGCGAACGCCGACTGCAACAAAAAAGCACAGGAAAACGACTGTTTTTAATCGTCAACAGCTCGAATATGGCacaatatatgtatatagtttCAAATACCGAAACGAAGCTGCAAACCGAAG TTCTACCAGAAGATGTTCGACAGGTCATTGTGggagaggaagacgaggaggaggagcagctgcaggactgGAGCAGCAGCCTTGATCAAGAAGAGCCGGAGCCCTCGCAAGTTCCCGATGACCAAGAGGAGCTCTGGAACAGTCAGGTGGGGGAGTTGTCCTTTGCCTACACAATGTCAGACTCTGATGTGGACACGGATAACAGCGACGACTGGGAAAGCCTCACAGAACCTCAGACCGTCTCGGTGGGCAAGAAAACCTACCCCTGCACGGAATGCGGGAAAACATACTCCTCTGTATCCAGTCTGAATTGGCACAAGAAATCCCACGTCGGCGACAAGCCTCACACCTGCAGCGTTTGCAGTAAGACCTTTACGGAATACCGAGCCATGAGGAGACACATGATCACGCACAGCGGGACCAAACCGTACACCTGCTCCTACTGCGACAAAACCTTCTCGCGGCGGGAGCACATGAAGTCGCACATGGCGTCGCACACTGGACAGAAACCGTACGGCTGCTCCATCTGCGGCAAGGGGTTCACGCAGCGCCACACCATGGTGGAGCACATGCGGATACACACCGGGGAGAAACCGGTGGGCTGCAACCACTGCGGCCAACGGTTCACCTGGAGGTCTCAGCTGCAGAGACACAAGTGTCCCGGGAGGGAGAACCTCTAA